In one Alnus glutinosa chromosome 14, dhAlnGlut1.1, whole genome shotgun sequence genomic region, the following are encoded:
- the LOC133856795 gene encoding uncharacterized protein LOC133856795, producing the protein MDKSWMQETHRFGEKYSKGVEQFIRMAHGHVDELDRIKCPCRKCENRYYKPIDMVEDDLFINGIDMNYTQWVFHGEEDPFRINEHVNHNDDNASSEDIDEVEQMLNDIGMGTFPGANAGESSTTPGPTTNDYKSRTFDQVLEDARCELYPGCKKFSKLSFTVNLLHIKTLCNMSNKAFDMVIDLIKRALPDGEALPRSYYEANRLRQDLGFSYERIHACKNDCILFWKNHADKEECPTCKTSRWATVKGKGKKIPHKVLRYFPIKPRLQRLFMSKDIAKDMRWHKDGRQDDGNLRHPADSILWKEFDKEHVQFAQDSRNVRLGLASDGFNPFGNMSTSYSIWPVVLVPYNLPPWRCMKDPYMIMSLLIPGRKAPGNDIDVYLQPLVDDLQELWTEGIPTYDASTHENFKLHATLLWTINDFPAYGNLSGWSTKGKLACPVCNKDTIFRRLKFGFKTCYMGHRRFLPQGHIWRKKKSLFDGTEEHRMKPNELSSDQLLHQLNNLTNVQFGKDENGKSRKRKRKENELNWTKKSIFFNLPYWSTLKLRHNLDVMHIEKNICDSVLGTLLNIDGKTKDTFKARQDLCVMGIRKDLHLQPNGTSTSMPHANFTLSKAEKISFLDWLKGVKFPDGYASNINRCVNVKEGKISGMKSHDCHIFFQRLLPVAIRPYLSNEIRTTLIELSFFFKELCSRTLRLDVLKRMKDDIPVILCKLEKIFPPAFFDIMIHVAIHLPREAELAGPVQFRWMYPIERCLGKYKQFVRNRARPEGSIAEGYLSVECLTFCSMYLRGIETKWTREERNSDGWQVEKSKGLSVFSQRVRPLGAAKFIKPEDKVLSKARWYVLNNCDEIASYIREHYDKIEGEGTVEIQSKHEAEFESWFRHRICGHNVETVSKQIYDLACGPDHQVAMFKGCIVNGVRFHIKDYEQTLRTQNSGIIVPGEHRMKNIDFYGELKNILVLRYGRNRVYLFECDWWDIGHRTRMQIDEHFTSVNTSRTWYASDPFILACQASQAFYLKDVKLGSSWQVVQKVTHRNIYDVPTVLEGEIEEDDEGFGDEDEEDECVGSHAPVQQGNDEDSTPLRRDDVEPIVVDRSMLISDEANNEENETTYDDEEEFSSNDDEDELSSNNDTNSSHEEELSCNSDTDSEDDMC; encoded by the exons ATGGATAAGAGTTGGATGCAGGAAACTCATAGATTTGGTGAGAAATATTCCAAAGGTGTTGAACAATTCATTAGAATGGCACATGGTCATGTGGATGAGCTTGATAGGATCAAGTGTCCATGTCGCAAGTGTGAGAATCGTTATTATAAGCCTATAGACATGGTGGAAGATGATTTGTTCATTAACGGAATTGATATGAACTACACCCAATGGGTATTTCATGGGGAAGAAGACCCGTTTCGTATAAATGAGCATGTCAATCATAATGATGATAATGCAAGTTCGGAGGATATTGATGAGGTTGAACAAATGTTAAATGACATCGGTATGGGGACATTTCCAGGTGCTAATGCAGGTGAATCCTCTACTACTCCAGGTCCAACAACCAATGATTACAAATCGAGAACTTTTGACCAAGTGTTGGAAGATGCCCGATGTGAACTTTATCCAGGCTGTAAGAAGTTTTCAAAGCTCTCTTTCACTGTGAATCTACTTCATATAAAAACACTTTGCAATATGAGTAACAAGGCGTTTGATATGGTGATTGACTTGATAAAGAGAGCTCTCCCAGATGGAGAGGCATTACCAAGATCATATTATGAAGCAAACCGGTTGAGGCAAGATTTGGGTTTTAGTTATGAGAGGATACATGCATGTAAGAATGATTGCATACTTTTTTGGAAGAATCACGCTGATAAAGAAGAATGCCCAACATGCAAAACTTCAAGATGGGCAACGGTCAAAGGTAAAGGTAAGAAAATTCCACATAAGGTCTTACGGTATTTCCCAATTAAACCGAGATTGCAACGGTTGTTTATGTCGAAAGATATTGCCAAAGATATGAGGTGGCACAAAGATGGGCGTCAAGATGATGGAAATCTAAGACATCCAGCTGATTCAATATTGTGGAAAGAGTTTGATAAAGAACATGTTCAGTTTGCTCAGGACTCCCGCAACGTGCGACTTGGTTTAGCAAGTGATGGTTTCAACCCATTTGGTAATATGAGTACATCATATAGCATATGGCCAGTAGTACTTGTGCCGTATAATTTACCTCCGTGGAGGTGCATGAAAGATCCATATATGATAATGTCCTTACTTATCCCTGGACGTAAGGCACCTGGAAATGATATTGATGTGTATCTGCAACCGTTAGTGGATGATTTGCAAGAATTATGGACTGAAGGCATTCCTACGTATGATGCGTCGACACATGAGAATTTTAAGTTGCATGCAACATTATTATGGACTATAAACGATTTTCCTGCATATGGAAACTTGTCTGGGTGGTCTACTAAGGGAAAGCTTGCGTGTCCAGTATGTAACAAGGATACAATATTTAGAAGGTTGAAGTTTGGATTTAAGACGTGCTACATGGGTCATCGTCGGTTCTTACCTCAGGGGCATATATGgcgcaaaaaaaaatctctctttgacGGTACTGAGGAGCATAGAATGAAGCCTAATGAATTATCTAGTGATCAATTGTTACACCAACTAAATAACTTAACAAATGTGCAATTTGGAAAAGATGAGAATGGAAAATCGAGAAAGCGAAAGCGCAAAGAAAATGAGTTGAATTGGACAaagaagagtattttttttaatttgccttATTGGTCAACATTGAAACTGAGACACAATTTAGATGTTATGCATATTGAAAAGAACATATGTGATAGTGTCTTAGGTACATTACTGAATATTGATGGAAAAACGAAGGACACTTTCAAGGCACGACAGGATTTGTGTGTGATGGGCATACGTAAAGATTTGCACTTACAACCAAATGGTACATCCACATCAATGCCACATGCAAATTTTACCTTGTCAAAAGCTGAGAAGATAAGTTTCTTAGATTGGTTGAAAGGTGTGAAGTTCCCTGATGGGTATGCATCTAACATTAATCGGTGTGTGAACGTCAAAGAAGGTAAGATTTCGGGAATGAAAAGCCATGATTGTCACATTTTCTTTCAACGATTACTTCCTGTTGCAATTCGTCCATATTTATCGAATGAAATACGTACAACATTGATTGAattgagtttcttttttaaggaattATGTTCAAGAACATTGAGATTAGATGTCTTGAAGCGAATGAAGGATGACATCCCTGTAATTTTATGCAAGTTGGAAAAGATATTTCCACCGGCTTTTTTTGATATAATGATACATGTAGCTATTCATTTACCCCGAGAGGCCGAGCTTGCAGGACCAGTACAATTCCGTTGGATGTATCCAATTGAAAGATGTCTTGGTAAATATAAGCAATTTGTGCGGAATAGAGCACGTCCGGAAGGGTCAATTGCAGAGGGATATTTATCAGTTGAATGTTTGACATTCTGCTCCATGTATCTTCGGGGGATTGAGACAAAATGGACTCGTGAAGAACGGAATAGTGATGGGTGGCAGGTGGAAAAGAGTAAAGGCTTGTCTGTGTTCTCTCAACGAGTTCGTCCTTTAGGAGCagcaaaatttataaaacctgAAGATAAGGTTCTCTCAAAGGCTCGATGGTATGTGCTTAACAATTGTGACGAAATTGCTTCATACATTCG TGAACACTATGACAAGATCGAAGGAGAAGGAACTGTGGAAATCCAGAGTAAGCATGAAGCCGAATTCGAAAGCTGGTTCCGACATCGTATATGTGGGCATAATGTAGAAACCGTGTCTAAACAAATATATGATCTTGCATGCGGACCGGATCATCAAGTTGCAATGTTTAAAGGTTGTATTGTGAATGGGGTTAGGTTTCACATAAAAGACTATGAACAGACTCTACGTACCCAAAATAGTGGTATAATTGTTCCAGGTGAGCATCGCATGAAGAATATTGACTTCTATGGTGAGTTGAAGAACATTCTAGTGTTACGTTATGGTCGAAATCGTGTGTATTTATTTGAGTGTGATTGGTGGGACATTGGGCATAGAACAAGAATGCAAATAGATGAGCATTTTACGAGTGTGAATACATCGCGTACATGGTATGCATCTGACCCATTTATCCTAGCATGCCAAGCTTCACAAGCATTTTACTTAAAAGATGTCAAATTAGGTAGCAGTTGGCAAGTAGTACAAAAGGTGACCCATAGAAATATATACGATGTTCCAACTGTACTAGAGGGAGAGATTGAAGAAGATGACGAAGGCTTTGGTGATGAGGACGAAGAAGATGAATGTGTTGGGAGTCATGCACCTGTGCAACAAGGAAACGATGAAGACTCAACTCCGTTACGTAGAGATGATGTGGAACCAATAGTTGTTGATAGAAGCATGTTAATCAGTGATGAGGCCAATAATGAGGAGAATGAAACAACctatgatgatgaagaagagttTTCTAGCAACGATGATGAAGATGAGTTATCTAGCAACAATGATACAAACTCCTCTCATGAAGAGGAGTTATCTTGCAACTCTGATACAGACTCTGAAGATGATATGTGTTGA